A genomic segment from Aegilops tauschii subsp. strangulata cultivar AL8/78 chromosome 1, Aet v6.0, whole genome shotgun sequence encodes:
- the LOC109750780 gene encoding ethylene-response factor C3-like, whose translation MTTHHRAAAAFPIHSPGSSTGSADSVPWSSCHNHAPATPLLPPFDTDEKLLLNALSQHHDASAHGAAAAPLKQEATDAAVGGGRAFRGVRKRPWGKFAAEIRDSTRNGVRVWLGTFESPEVAALAYDQAAFAMRGGAAVLNFPADQVRRSLEGAGEDVRGRAHGVSPVLALKRRHSMRGRKATAPAACRKAGRGRPEGAVMELEDLGAEYLEELLGAAGDMTASASGSWCSSHHSI comes from the coding sequence ATGACCACGCACCACCGAGCAGCAGCAGCATTTCCCATCCACTCGCCGGGCTCCTCCACCGGCTCCGCCGACTCCGTGCCGTGGAGCAGCTGCCACAACCACGCCCCGGCCACGCCGCTCCTGCCGCCGTTCGACACCGACGAGAAGCTCCTGCTCAACGCGCTCTCCCAGCACCACGACGCCTCCGCGCACGGGGCAGCGGCGGCGCCGCTGAAGCAGGAGGCCACCGACGCGGCGGTGGGCGGTGGGCGCGCGTTCCGCGGCGTGCGGAAGCGGCCCTGGGGCAAGTTCGCGGCGGAGATTCGGGACTCGACGCGGAACGGCGTgagggtgtggctgggcacgttCGAGAGCCCGGAGGTGGCGGCGCTCGCCTACGACCAGGCGGCCTTCGCCATGcgcggcggcgccgccgtcctCAACTTCCCCGCCGACCAGGTCCGCCGCTCGCTCGAGGGCGCGGGGGAAGACGTGCGCGGCCGCGCCCACGGGGTGTCGCCCGTGCTGGCGCTCAAGCGGCGGCACTCCATGCGGGGCCGAAAGGCCACGGCGCCGGCGGCATGCCGCAAGGCCGGCCGTGGCCGGCCGGAGGGCGCGGTGATGGAGCTGGAGGACCTCGGCGCGGAGTACCTGGAGGAACTGCTCGGCGCCGCCGGCGACATGACGGCCTCGGCCTCCGGTTCGTGGTGCTCGAGCCATCATTCCATCTGA